A window from Triticum aestivum cultivar Chinese Spring chromosome 6D, IWGSC CS RefSeq v2.1, whole genome shotgun sequence encodes these proteins:
- the LOC123141833 gene encoding blue copper protein encodes MASGAGSCWALVVLLLVARAFPAAATSFTVGGKSGWTIGVDYTTWASGNTFKVGDSLVFNYAKGLHTVAEVSAADYLACAAANAVGSDGSGATTVPLKTGGKHYFICTITGHCAGGMKLEVTVSGSGSGSGSSPSTPMPTPTTPYTSPTPTPTTTTPTTPYTTPTTPYTTPTSPACTGTTPGATPLTPVTPGTMPFYYYNGAAGLAPASWASFALVCAAVVQLGLL; translated from the exons ATGGCTTCCGGCGCCGGTTCATGCTGGGCCTTGGTGGTGCTGCTCCTCGTTGCCCGCGCCTTCCCGGCGGCCGCCACCAGCTTCACCGTCGGCGGCAAGTCCGGCTGGACGATCGGCGTCGACTACACCACCTGGGCCAGCGGCAACACTTTCAAAGTCGGCGACAGTCTCG TGTTCAACTACGCCAAGGGGCTGCACACGGTGGCGGAGGTGAGCGCGGCCGACTACCTGGCGTGCGCGGCGGCCAACGCGGTCGGCTCTGACGGCAGCGGCGCGACCACCGTGCCCCTCAAGACCGGCGGCAAGCACTACTTTATCTGCACCATCACAGGCCACTGCGCTGGCGGCATGAAGCTCGAGGTGACcgtctccggctccggctccggctctggctcctcgCCGTCAACCCCGATGCCCACCCCGACCACGCCGTACACgagcccgaccccgaccccgacgacgacgacgccgacCACGCCGTACACGACCCCTACAACGCCATACACGACGCCGACGTCTCCAGCGTGCACTGGCACCACGCCTGGCGCGACGCCGCTGACACCGGTGACCCCAGGCACCATGCCGTTCTATTATTACAATGGCGCCGCCGGGCTCGCGCCGGCGTCGTGGGCTAGCTTTGCTCTGGTTTGTGCCGCGGTTGTGCAGCTCGGACTGTTATGA